The Verrucomicrobium spinosum DSM 4136 = JCM 18804 DNA segment TGTCCCAGGATCTCTGCGCAAGCAATGGCAACACCGCCAGACGCTGCTCCACAGGCGCAGTGCCATCCACCATCACGCGATCCACTTCAGAGAGAAGCGCATTGATCTCCTTCGCTGCGGCTTGGTACGGAGCAGGTGCCTTGGCAGCCAGTTCCGCGAGTGTACCGACTCCCAACTTCCTGCCCGACTTAGGCAGCCCTTCTGAAAGCCCCTGCAAGACCGCCGGCTTCCACCAAAGCAACTTGCCCGGCTCCTTGTTGAGGACCGCGAGCGAGGCTGCAAAATCATCTGCCGACGCGTCTGCTGCCGATGCCGATGCGAGAGCCCGAATGAAGTCAGCGCTTTCCACGGAGTACGAAGCGGCCAAGTGCCCCCTCAGCACCTCAGACAAGACCTTTCCTGCTTCGTCTTTTGAACTCGCCAGCACCGCACGGTTGATCCAAACGTCTCCGGCAAACCGGGCTGCATCAGCAGCCCGCGCTCCAAAACTCTGTCCGCCCATCAGGATCTGCATGAAGGCTGCCCGGGCATCCACCTCAACACGATTCATCGCTTCAGGTGCCAAGGTGACCTCATCGATCATCGGCACAATGAAGGCGGACGACACCTCTTGCAGTCGGGGACTGGCCTTTTCGTCCAGGTGCAAGGCGTTCTGCATGGCTCCACTGCCACTGTCCGACGCAGGCACGCCCAAGCCATGGGCACGCGATGACAGTGACACCTCGTTTATGGCCAGGACGTGCAGACGGAACAGCTCCGTGGGTTGCTGCTTGGCCACCGCGTCCCAATACCCCTTCAGGTCCTCCGTTTTCTTTTCAAGCAGCACCCGCTGAGCCGTCTCCCGCTGCCAGGCATTTTCATGCGCCAGCCAGGCCACGAGCCCTGCAACGTCAGTCGGAGCAGCAGTGATCTTGCGGAGCTTGCCTTTTGCCCCCTTGGGCACCACCCGCCAGATCCGGCCTTCGTTCTCACCTTGCCTCATGTCATGCGTCTTTGTGAACTCCTCCGGGAAGAACCGTGCATGATCGATGTAGCGGCGGTAGATGTCGCACACATACATCGCGCCATCCGGCCCGGTCGTCACGTTGACCGGCCGACACCACTCGTCGCGGCTCCGGAAGAACTCCGTGTGTTCTCCTACTCGCGTCGCCTTGAAACTGGCTCCTTTGGGCTCAGGATGATAACGCACCATCAACTGCCCGGTCGGATCCGGCACAAAGATCTCGCCTCGCAATTCCGGCATCAAATCACCGCGATACACTCCCAGCCCGCACGCGGCAGTATGCGTCCCCGCATGTGCATCCGCCGTGGTGTGTGACAGCATCAACGGATACACCCGCGTCTCCGCCCCGAAAGGCCCCACATCCTCCGCGCCACTTGAGATGCCCGCGTTTGGATTGCGCATCACCGCCTCATAGGGCATGACCGCAAACATTACCGGATTCCGGTTAGAGCAGAAAAAATGACGCCCCCAGTCATCAAAGGAAGCTCCAAACTGCCCGTACCCAGATGTTGGTTTGAGCCGACCCGTCACAGGATTCCACTTCAAGTTAGTGCGGGTGAAGTTCAGCTTGCTCTCTGGAGACTCGGCCGGGTAGATCTCCTTGGTATCAAGACCGTTGTTGAAATAGAGATTCCCATCCAATCCCCAGCGGGGCGAGGAAACTTGCAACTGTGAATGGTTGGGGTTGAACCCCTCCACCAACGGCTTGCGCTCGTCGGCCACGCCATCGCCGTTCGTATCACGGAGGAAAAGAATCTGTGTACGGGTCGTCGCGATGAGCCCGTCCCGGCAGGGCGCAAGCCCTTGCACATGATCCATCTCCGGCGCGAAGGTCACCGCCCGGTCATACGTGCCGTCCCCATCATCATCGTAGAGGCATTGGATTCTCGACAACGGTGGTTTTCCCGGTCCTGCGCCCAGGGGATAGTCGATCATGTCCGCCACAAACATCCGGCCTTGGGCATCCCAGCACACTTCCACGGGATCTCTGACCAAAGGCTCAGCCGCGACCAACTCCACCTCATAGGAACCATCAAGCTCAATGGACTTGCGGGTCTCTTCAGGCGACCAGGCGCTCTCCCGGCTCTTTCTCACCGGGACATTGGTGCCACCTGATGCCGAGGCGGGATTCCAAGTTTCCTTGAACTTGCCCAGAGGATGAAGCTCAAAACGTCGCACCAGCATCTCCGCCCCCTCCGTCTGCAGGCAGATCCGCCCCTCAGCAGGCTTGCACTCCAGCGCCTCATTCACCTCCACGCCGTTCACATAGTAGGTCAACTTGTCCCCCTCGGCGACCACCTCCATCCGGGTCCATTCATGGAACTTGGACTGTACATCGTTTTTCCCATAGAATCCCGCCTTGTCTGCCCAGTCCGGGTCGCGCTTCGCCCAGTTCAGCCGCTTCGGTTTTCCGTCGGTGCCCATGGGCAGCTTCTCTGAACCTCGCTGCCAGACCAGCTCTCCATCGCGATCTTTGACAAACTCACCAGTCATCGTGGTGGGCACCGGCGTGCCGTCTTCAGTCTTGCCGGGAAGCACCAGGATGTCACCCGTGCCACCCTCGATGATCTGGGCCTCTATGCTCGCCAGCCAGGTGCCGCCCACCGAACCTTCGGGTCCATGCCCATGCACCAGCACCCCGTTGTCGCGCGCCTTGTTTTCCCTCGAACCCATGGTCGGCCCTGGAAACTTGTACTCTATCACCAGGTGATAGTCCTTGTAGTCCGCCTTGGTGGCCAGATAACCAAAGCCGCGGCCGCTAATTTTGAGTTGCCCTTCCTCGCCGAACGTCCAGATCTGCTCCGGAGAGTCCTTGAGCGTCTGCTTCTGACTGACGAAGTAAGTCACCCCTGCGGACTTGATGGACTGCAGGAGATCCACTTTGGCCGTGGGCACCTCCGCTCCGTGAAGCAACGGACTTAGGGGGGTCAAGGCAATCAAGCACGCGGCTGGAAAATGACGGAAGATCATGGCGGCAGGAATACGCATCATGCGACAAGAGTATTACTATTTCCGCTACAAGGTGCTCGCCGGCTCCCCTCACCGCAAGCCATTTAAGCCCCGCATCCCTCTATTTACAAGGAATCAGGCATATTAGTACCAGTCCCAACGCCTCCCCCACCCCCGCAAGAATATCACCCAACATGATCTTTTTATAACACCACCCCTCACCCCCTTCCTGACTCTCTCACTGGCCCACGCTATGCACAGCATCCTCTCAAGCGTTTGATGATGGTATGGTGCCCCCCCGGCCCTCCCACACTTCAAGCTCCAACCCCCATGCATTCGCCCTTCGTCACTTTGCTTTTCATGGGCACTCTGGGCTGGCTGTCCACGGCCCCCTTGATACCCGCCCAGGCAACCGGCGACCTCCCTTCTGATGTCGCGTTTCTGCTGGACCAGTTCAAAATGCAGGCCGCACCGCTGCTAAACAGCAAGAAGATCGACTGGAAAATTGTGCGTACCGAATTCACTGCCGCGGCCCCCGATGCAAAAACAGACCATGATCAATATCAGTTGGTATCTCGACTCCTCAGCCGCCTCCAAGATGGCCACGCGACGATCACCCATTCCACGATCAAGGCTGACGACCTCTCAAAGGGAAGACGCAACACCGGACCTCGCGTACACCTCGCGGTGAGCAACGACACCATACTCGTAAGGGCTGCGTTCAAGGATGCGGAACAGGCTGGCCTCAAACCTGGACAGCGGGTTAACCGCATCGACGGGAAGTCCGCGCTCGACTGGCTCAAATAGCAAACTCAGGCCCTGCAAAACCGTGGATCCAGCTTCTCAACTCCCCAGCAGGCGCTCTACGCCGCGTGTCATTGGGGACTGGCGGACTGGGAAGGCACCGAGATCACTTTCGAAGTCACCACCGCTGCTGGCGAAGAATTGACCGTCAAACGTCAACGCAATGGCGGCCCAAACTTCGTCCCCATCGGTCCCATCTTCCCGCCAGAAAATCTACAGAGCGTAGGACGCCAGAGCTACGGTCGGACCGCAGACGGTAACGGCTACATCCACCTGCGCGACATCCCAGGAGACCTCCCCCAGCAACTCGATCAGATTTTGAAAACCCTTGGAGACATCCCCGGCCTCATTCTGGACATGCGCGCCAATGGCGGCGGGGGCTGCGATCACGAGGCCGTGTTCGGGCGGTTTCTCGCCATCGGCCCATCGCTCGGTCAGCACCGCGGCCTTTCCGGGAACTCCTGTACGGGCCCCATGGTGGTCATCATCGATGCTGGCGTTCGCTCCGCGGGCGAGACCATTGCTGGCATGTTCAAAGAAGACGTCCGAGCCTACCTGATCGGCGACACTCCCACCGCTGGAACTTCCTCCCAAAAACAAAAGATCACCACCCCCAGTGGAAAATTCACCGTCCGATTCTCCGTCAGAAGCAACATGCAGCGCTTCAACGGTGGACGCGGGATCGAAGGCATCGGCATTCCCCCTCATGAACTGGTGCCAACCAACGCGGTTGATCTCACGCAGCGGGAAGACACAAAGATCAAGCGGGCGACGGCACTCTTGAAATCCGGATTCCCGCAGGGCACCGTGAAATACAACACCACCCGTTAAGATTCAATCATAGCTTCCCATTCCCCCCAGAGGCCAAAGCAGCCCCTTTGAGAGTGAAGGAAGTCGCTGACTCCTTTTCACCACCTGCTCCGCTCGCGGCTTTTGCCGCGGGGACAGTCTTCGCCAACGGCTCCCCTTCCTCCCGTAGCAACTCCTCATCCGCCTTCGGCAGATGCACGAAATCACTTTCCGGCACAGGGACCGGCTCACTGGTGGCCACAGCCTTGGATTTCCCTTTGCTTCGCACCTTCCCTGCCGCAGCGGTGGCGGCTTCAGCACGTTTTTCCTCTTCCGTTTTCGGGCTGATCAGACCGCCGGAGACGATCAGTTTCATGGCCTCCTCAACGGTCAATGGGGCATCTTCCAAACGACTCGTCTCCGTAACGATCACAAGGCCCGTCATGGGACTGAGGGCGGCAGGGAGCAGCACGGCACTCATGCCCGCACCTGACTTGGGATCAATATACTGACCGGTCACAAAGCCAAGCATCTTCAAGCCCGGGGAGGGGTAGTCCACGTACACCACCCGCTTGAAGCTTTTGACCCCTCCAAACCCCTTGAACGAGTCCATGACTTGTTTCATGAACTTGTAGATGAAGGCGACCAGTGGGATGCGCAGGAGGAACTTCTCCAGCGCGGAAACCACCCTGACCCCCAGGACGTTCGTCGCCATGACACCCAAGGCCACGAGGAACACGATGGGGATCAGGAATCCCAGGAAATTCATGAACTGCAGCAAGCGGGGATCGTGGGTGTCAATCATCCACGCCACCGGCACCGCCTGATTATAGATGGCGGCGAAGAACTCCAGCAACGGAATGCTCACCTGCTTCAGGGTCGCATACACGATCTGAAGAATCCAGAAGGTCACCACCAGCGGAGTCACCAGCGCCAGCCCGGCCAGGAACTTGTTGCGCACCCAGATGATTGGGTGTCGCAGAGGTGGAGGTGTGGGCTCAGCCATGGCAGGGTTATTTTTCGGTGCAGAAGAGTTGTCAGTTACGGGCACGGACAAAGAGAACGACAGCAGCAATACGGGGCGGGTTCAATCTCTCCGTGCACGATTTTGCGGCATTCTTCGAGCCCGACTCAGGGATTGCATTCACACAGGCGCCGAGAACCCGGCCGTGAAAACAGCGCGTTAACCTATGATGCCCAGAGAATTGCAACAAGGTCACCCCTCTCCCGGGCGCTCCGGCATCGTAGAACGATGCCGGTTCTGTGCCCCTGCTTTTTATCCCTTCACCATCTCGGTAGGCAGCGCCGCCCCTTCCTCCCGCTTGTCCGACTTGTCCGACTTGTCCAGAAAATGCAAGATCACTGCATAAACTAGGAAAGCCGATTGCAGAGCCCAGAAGCGGTAGAGCCAAGTCCAGACGCCATCCGTGAATCCGTACGCATGCAGCCCCACTCCAAGCTGATTGGTGCCAAACCAGGAAAACGCCACGATCATCCCCAAGACGATGTTCGAAGCATGGAAACCGACTTCCCGGATATAGCCACCGAGGCGTGCGTGCAGAATGATCAGATTCATGAGCACGATCATGAGCGCTCCGTTCTCCTTGGGATCCCATCCCCAGAAGCGACCCCATGAGTAGTTGGCCCAGATGCCTCCCAACACCGTGCCCACCAGGGAAAGGAACAGGCCGGCCATTACAAAGGCGTAGGCCATGCGGCTGATGTCCTTGGAAGTCTCGTCCTTGTGCTTGGCGATGCCAAAGAGTCGCATCACGAAGTAGATCATCGAAAAGATGGCGGCCACCATGCCAGCTGCGTAGCCGAGGTTGATACAGGGCACATGTGTGGACAGCCAGAAGTTCGTGATCAACACCGCCTGCAGTTCCTGAAGCGTGTCAGCGCCGTCCATTTCCATGAATCGCAGGGAGAGGAAGAGTCCAGACATCCCCGCCAGACAGGCCACCGCCAGCCCGAGCCCCTTGGCCCGACGACCAAACCCCTCCATCAGCAGTCCCAGCCAGACGGATGAAACCGCGATGAACAAGATGGTCTCATAGAGTGTCGTGATAGGAGGCCGCTCCATGATCAGGCAGCGGACCACAATCCCCGTGGTCCCGTAGCCCGCGCCAGCAAGCATGAGCAGCCAGCACAGGGCGCGTACAATCCTGCCCCAGAGAGCCTCCGGCGCCACCCAGCTCAATCCCAGCGCAATCGTACCCGCCACAAAGAGGATAAGCGCATAGTAAAAGTAGTCCTTCTGGTGGTACTTCAGCTCCATCGCAATGTGACCGCTCTCCCCACGTTCCGCGGCAGATTTCACCACATGATTGTGAAACGCCTCCAGGCTGTTTTTGAACTTGGCCACATCCATCCGGCTCCGGTAAATGTTCTCATATTCAGCCAGCAGCTTGAGTTCATCCGCCTTGGCCGCGGTTCCTTCGATGGCCGTCTGCAGCACAGAACCCGGCCCGTACCAGATCTCCACCTTTTGGTCGTCAGGCGGAAAGATGCGGAGCACCGTTTCCGAATTGCCACTCATCAGCGCGCCCAACACAGCGCGAAAATACTCGCGCAGCCAAGGATTGTTCATAGGTGCCGCCGCTTCCGGGTGCGCCTGTAGATGCGCCTGAATTTTGGGAACCAAGGCTGCGACACTCACTTTCCCACTCTCGCCTGCTGCGAGGATGTCGGTCGGCACCGTGGCGGCCAGACCGCCAAACGGATCGCGGGCAAAGTCGAAATGCCCCATGATCATTTCGTAGTCGAGGAAATCCATCGCCAGCTTGCCGAGCGCCCGCTGCACCGGGTTGCGGTTCTTGGAGTCCACCTCGCGGATCTCCTGCATCTTTTTCATCAGGTTCGACCGGCCTGACACCAGCTCGTTGTAAGAGTAGCGATCCCGCTTGTTCTTGGCTTTAACGCCGATCTCAATGATCGCATCCGAGTTGTCCACGATGAAGACCCGCAGATCCTTCGCAATGTCCGGGCGGAACCAGGTGAGAGCCAGCCATTCGGTGGCACTCAATTTGTAGGGCTTGCCCTTGGCATTGAGCAACTCCTTGCCCGTGACCGGATCGGTGAGCGGCTTGCCAGAGGACTTTGCATCCTCCGTCACTGGGATGGACTGCCGCCCGCTGAAGCGCAGCAAGCGAAAGCGCGCGATCGTATCCAACGGCTTGATTCGCCCAGACTCCTGGGCCGGCAAGCCAGCCAGCAGAGCAACGACTTCCGGGTCCAACACCGTCGCCAGATCCGCCATCTGCGGAGCCGCCGGAAGCTGGACTTTTTCTGCCGGTGCCGGCACAGGCGCTGCGGGCGCAGGCGCGGGATCTTGCGCCACCAACGCGGTCGCAGGCACCACTGCGGCAAGAAACAGGCTGAGGAAAGAACGAACAATCATGGCGTGGCAGGGTTGGTGGTGCTGGCGCTGGAGGAGGCCTCCGGCTGGAAAGCTTTGGTGGAACGGGAAGCAGGTTTACGGAGGAAGCGGACCAGTTGGGCAATCATGTGACCAAGCATGCCAGCCATCGTCGCGAGCATGGCGTAGAGCGGCCAGTGATCAGAGGGGTTGTTCACCACCTGCAGCGTGGAAGACTCCACCATGGCGCCTCCCCGCTCGCCCACATCGAATGCCGACTGGAACAAGGCAAACCCCTCATCGCGCAGCGGTTCATTCATGGTGATGATCTTCTTCTCTTCGTTCTCACCGGTGATCTTGGTGATCACACTGGTAAACTTGCGCGCGCGCTCCGTACCAGGGTGGACTTCGCGCTGAAAGTCATCCAAGCGCACGGAGAACGGCAGCTTGTAGGTCTTTCTTGTAAGGGAGATGCCATAGACCTCGTCCCCCACCTTCACAGAGAAGGGGGCAGCCGCGAAGCGCCACAGGATACCTTTCACAGCCTCCCCACCCTTCTTGGGGGTGACCTTCACATACGCACCGTCAGCATTGCGCTCCTGTTCGAGCTCCTCTTTGAGGGTCTGCAGGAAATATCCGTCCGCCACCTCCCGGCTGGTTGAGGAACCTGCCGCCTTTTTGGGGGCAGAGTTCACCTCGTAGTTCATGACCATCAGGTCGAAAGGAAGATCCTTGTTCACGAAAGTGCGGGCCTTGCCACCCGTCAGATCCTGAAACTGACGTCCGGGAATCACCATCGCCGTCCTCTTCCCATCCTTTGAGACGGGTTCCAGACGCTCGATCTCAATCACCACATCGTGAAAGCTCTGAAACTCATCCGCCACCTGTCCTTCAGCCAGTCGCACCGCTCCCTCTTTCTTGAAGACGAAGGAGACAAGCCCCGCCACCAGCATGAACACAATGGAACCGTGAGTGACGATGACCCCAAACGTGCGGCCTGTCTTGCGAATACGAATGAGCCCCCCAAGGACCATGTTCACGGTCAGGACCGCCATGAGGGTCATGCCGCCTGGAATCAGCACCGGCAGGTTCCAGTTGCCCTGATAGTGGACGTGCATGGCGCGGAGGCAACAGGCCAGATCCACGCTCGTGATCACAAAGGAATCGAAGTACTTCCTCACACTGTCATACAGGCCATGCTCCACCTGTTCCAGAGTCCCAAGGAAGGTGATCAGGAGCAGAAACACCAGCACCACTGTCGCCAGACCAAAAGAGGCGAAGAAGTGATAGAGCTTCACGTGGAGCGGCACGGCAGATCGTGGCGGCGGAGTGGGCTTGACGGCAGGCATTGACGGGAAAGAGTTGCGGTTCGCAGTAAAAATTGAGAGGTGGATCCGGAGTGATGGCTTCCGCTCCGCTGAGGCTGATTTCGGATTTAGATCAGAACTTTTTCCATGAACCCAGGCAGGCGCTCATGAGATTATCGTTTCAGGCTGATGGAGCTCGCAAACTGGTCGAAAGCGGCCTCATTCTTGACAACAAGGTCTTTTGGACCCGTGAGTTTGACAAAAAGCGTGAACTCGGGGGCTTCCTGGACCAGCCCGAGCATACGAAAGCCGGTGGCGGCGGCTTCTGCACCCACCCCTTTGAAATCACCATCGAACGCCACAAAGGTGGCATCCCGACCCACAAAGGTCTTTTTGGGAAGCGCGGCCAGTTCCGCTTCCGAGTAGGGCGGCAGCCCCATTTGGGTCCGCCAGCGATTGACGTTCGCCGCAAGACCGCCCGCCTGGCCCGGCATGATCGAGAGATAGCACTCCCCTTCCTGATTGGGTCCGAATCTCAGATCGATCAGCCGCATGCCGCCACCGGATCCCGCAGGTGCCTCCGTCCAGCCTTCCGGAGTGATCCATGCGAGCGGATTCTCAGCGGGTGGCTGTGCTTGTTGGGTGTCGAAGAACCTCTCGGCACTGGTCGCTTCCGCCTTGGGCATGATGGCATGCTCAGAAATCACACGAGACTCTTTGATCTCCATGCTCTCTGTCAGGCGCTCACAAGAGCTCAGCAACAGCCCTGCGCTGATCCCCATAGACATCCCCATGCCGGTCAATACCGACCCTCTGGATTGCTGGACATTGCGTCCAGGCTCGCGGCCGGTCACTTTCGTCATGCTGAAAAAACGGTTCATCCTCTTCTTCCTTAGGCTGGCTCCCGCCCGGGCATCAAGCCGTGAGTGGTCATTTCGTGACGGGAGACAAGGTGGATATATACGCACCAGGGCGGGTTGTCGTTGCGGATCAGTCAGAGTGGTGTTTGCAGTGCGGCAAAACGCCGCACCTTCATTCCGAGATCATCAAAAGTTCTGAAGGGGCTCCGATCAAGTCGCCAGCTA contains these protein-coding regions:
- a CDS encoding cytochrome c biogenesis protein, which codes for MIVRSFLSLFLAAVVPATALVAQDPAPAPAAPVPAPAEKVQLPAAPQMADLATVLDPEVVALLAGLPAQESGRIKPLDTIARFRLLRFSGRQSIPVTEDAKSSGKPLTDPVTGKELLNAKGKPYKLSATEWLALTWFRPDIAKDLRVFIVDNSDAIIEIGVKAKNKRDRYSYNELVSGRSNLMKKMQEIREVDSKNRNPVQRALGKLAMDFLDYEMIMGHFDFARDPFGGLAATVPTDILAAGESGKVSVAALVPKIQAHLQAHPEAAAPMNNPWLREYFRAVLGALMSGNSETVLRIFPPDDQKVEIWYGPGSVLQTAIEGTAAKADELKLLAEYENIYRSRMDVAKFKNSLEAFHNHVVKSAAERGESGHIAMELKYHQKDYFYYALILFVAGTIALGLSWVAPEALWGRIVRALCWLLMLAGAGYGTTGIVVRCLIMERPPITTLYETILFIAVSSVWLGLLMEGFGRRAKGLGLAVACLAGMSGLFLSLRFMEMDGADTLQELQAVLITNFWLSTHVPCINLGYAAGMVAAIFSMIYFVMRLFGIAKHKDETSKDISRMAYAFVMAGLFLSLVGTVLGGIWANYSWGRFWGWDPKENGALMIVLMNLIILHARLGGYIREVGFHASNIVLGMIVAFSWFGTNQLGVGLHAYGFTDGVWTWLYRFWALQSAFLVYAVILHFLDKSDKSDKREEGAALPTEMVKG
- a CDS encoding PVC-type heme-binding CxxCH protein; the encoded protein is MIFRHFPAACLIALTPLSPLLHGAEVPTAKVDLLQSIKSAGVTYFVSQKQTLKDSPEQIWTFGEEGQLKISGRGFGYLATKADYKDYHLVIEYKFPGPTMGSRENKARDNGVLVHGHGPEGSVGGTWLASIEAQIIEGGTGDILVLPGKTEDGTPVPTTMTGEFVKDRDGELVWQRGSEKLPMGTDGKPKRLNWAKRDPDWADKAGFYGKNDVQSKFHEWTRMEVVAEGDKLTYYVNGVEVNEALECKPAEGRICLQTEGAEMLVRRFELHPLGKFKETWNPASASGGTNVPVRKSRESAWSPEETRKSIELDGSYEVELVAAEPLVRDPVEVCWDAQGRMFVADMIDYPLGAGPGKPPLSRIQCLYDDDGDGTYDRAVTFAPEMDHVQGLAPCRDGLIATTRTQILFLRDTNGDGVADERKPLVEGFNPNHSQLQVSSPRWGLDGNLYFNNGLDTKEIYPAESPESKLNFTRTNLKWNPVTGRLKPTSGYGQFGASFDDWGRHFFCSNRNPVMFAVMPYEAVMRNPNAGISSGAEDVGPFGAETRVYPLMLSHTTADAHAGTHTAACGLGVYRGDLMPELRGEIFVPDPTGQLMVRYHPEPKGASFKATRVGEHTEFFRSRDEWCRPVNVTTGPDGAMYVCDIYRRYIDHARFFPEEFTKTHDMRQGENEGRIWRVVPKGAKGKLRKITAAPTDVAGLVAWLAHENAWQRETAQRVLLEKKTEDLKGYWDAVAKQQPTELFRLHVLAINEVSLSSRAHGLGVPASDSGSGAMQNALHLDEKASPRLQEVSSAFIVPMIDEVTLAPEAMNRVEVDARAAFMQILMGGQSFGARAADAARFAGDVWINRAVLASSKDEAGKVLSEVLRGHLAASYSVESADFIRALASASAADASADDFAASLAVLNKEPGKLLWWKPAVLQGLSEGLPKSGRKLGVGTLAELAAKAPAPYQAAAKEINALLSEVDRVMVDGTAPVEQRLAVLPLLAQRSWDKAEPVLRMLLAEGQPEAVRTAALPVLKKYGAQKISTLLYELLPRLGPTAKREVVAMLTGNGKTVQDFFERIERGEVSKGLVDAETRWRYLHTGSKPLRELAERLFGRPSEDRAAVIASYKDCISMQGDAAKGKIVFMTVCMVCHKVKGEGMDVGPDITDVKLKEKEALLSDILDPNRMVEARWSAYQIDTREGRIVSGLIASESADAVTVKMAGGITEVLPRGSISKMKSLDASLMPVGLEGGISKEQMADLLAFLKGEGK
- a CDS encoding S41 family peptidase; amino-acid sequence: MTVKRQRNGGPNFVPIGPIFPPENLQSVGRQSYGRTADGNGYIHLRDIPGDLPQQLDQILKTLGDIPGLILDMRANGGGGCDHEAVFGRFLAIGPSLGQHRGLSGNSCTGPMVVIIDAGVRSAGETIAGMFKEDVRAYLIGDTPTAGTSSQKQKITTPSGKFTVRFSVRSNMQRFNGGRGIEGIGIPPHELVPTNAVDLTQREDTKIKRATALLKSGFPQGTVKYNTTR
- a CDS encoding cytochrome c biogenesis protein ResB, whose amino-acid sequence is MPAVKPTPPPRSAVPLHVKLYHFFASFGLATVVLVFLLLITFLGTLEQVEHGLYDSVRKYFDSFVITSVDLACCLRAMHVHYQGNWNLPVLIPGGMTLMAVLTVNMVLGGLIRIRKTGRTFGVIVTHGSIVFMLVAGLVSFVFKKEGAVRLAEGQVADEFQSFHDVVIEIERLEPVSKDGKRTAMVIPGRQFQDLTGGKARTFVNKDLPFDLMVMNYEVNSAPKKAAGSSTSREVADGYFLQTLKEELEQERNADGAYVKVTPKKGGEAVKGILWRFAAAPFSVKVGDEVYGISLTRKTYKLPFSVRLDDFQREVHPGTERARKFTSVITKITGENEEKKIITMNEPLRDEGFALFQSAFDVGERGGAMVESSTLQVVNNPSDHWPLYAMLATMAGMLGHMIAQLVRFLRKPASRSTKAFQPEASSSASTTNPATP
- a CDS encoding DUF502 domain-containing protein; translated protein: MAEPTPPPLRHPIIWVRNKFLAGLALVTPLVVTFWILQIVYATLKQVSIPLLEFFAAIYNQAVPVAWMIDTHDPRLLQFMNFLGFLIPIVFLVALGVMATNVLGVRVVSALEKFLLRIPLVAFIYKFMKQVMDSFKGFGGVKSFKRVVYVDYPSPGLKMLGFVTGQYIDPKSGAGMSAVLLPAALSPMTGLVIVTETSRLEDAPLTVEEAMKLIVSGGLISPKTEEEKRAEAATAAAGKVRSKGKSKAVATSEPVPVPESDFVHLPKADEELLREEGEPLAKTVPAAKAASGAGGEKESATSFTLKGAALASGGNGKL